The proteins below are encoded in one region of Danio rerio strain Tuebingen ecotype United States chromosome 14, GRCz12tu, whole genome shotgun sequence:
- the immt gene encoding MICOS complex subunit MIC60 isoform X2, with translation MEAEMRTQLRRQAAAHTDHLRDVLKVQEQELREEAQEILNSKMMEQETHYRRLTQEQLDTFTLDMNAAYARLKGIEEAIDSHVIAEEEARKAHQLWLSVEALNYTLKSAGADSPTEPLEGAVRAIKESCAENEFAQALAIAIPEESLNRGIYSEASLRARFYDIRRLARRVALIDETRNSLYQYFLSYLQSVLLFERDQEAPPAKLAPEDLDTFKLLAYATYSIERGDLELAAKFVNQLRGESQRVAQDWLKEARLTLETKQVISLLSAYANAVGLGTTQAP, from the exons ATGGAGGCTGAGATGAGGACTCAGTTGCGTCGTCAGGCTGCTGCACACACAGATCACCTGCGGGACGTGCTCAAGGTTCAGGAACAGGAGCTGCGTGAAGAGGCTCAAGAG ATTCTGAACAGTAAGATGATGGAGCAAGAAACTCATTACCGCAGACTGACTCAAGAACAGCTGGACACCTTCACCCTGGACATGAACGCAGCTTACGCTCGTCTGAAAGGCATTGAAGAGGCCATAGACA GTCATGTGATTGCTGAGGAAGAGGCTCGTAAAGCTCACCAGCTGTGGCTTTCGGTTGAAGCTCTAAACTACACGCTGAAATCTGCAGGTGCTGATTCCCCCACTGAGCCTCTAGAGGGCGCTGTACGTGCTATTAAAGAAAGCTGCGCAGAAAACGAATTTGCACAGGCACTGGCCATCGCCATTCCTGAAGAGTCCCTCAACCGAGGAATCTACAGTGAAGCTTCCCTTCGCGCACGTTTCTACGACATCCGCAGGCTCGCACGACGTGTGGCGCTTATCGACGAAACCCGCAACAGCCTTTACCAGTACTTCCTGTCCTACCTACAGTCCGTCCTTTTGTTTGAGAGGGATCAAGAAGCGCCACCTGCGAAACTAGCCCCTGAAGACCTTGACACATTCAAGCTGCTAGCCTACGCTACTTACAGCATCGAGCGCGGCGACCTGGAACTAGCCGCTAAGTTCGTCAACCAACTTCGCGGAGAATCACAGCGCGTGGCGCAGGACTGGCTCAAAGAAGCCCGGCTCACTTTAGAAACAAAGCAGGTGATTAGCTTGCTATCAGCATATGCTAATGCCGTAGGCTTGGGCACCACACAGGCCCCTTAG